TGGGAAGAGGCCGAGGCAGCTATCGCTGAAGCCGCTGAAGAGAAAGGCTTAAAGACTGTGACAGAACTTGGCGAGGCGGCTTTTTATGGACCGAAGCTTGACTTTATGGTCAAAGACGCTCTTGGCCGTAGCTGGCAGTTGGGTACTATTCAGGTGGATTATCAATTGCCGCAAAGGTTCGAGTTGGAATATGTAGGGAACGATAACCAAAAGCACCGTCCAGTAATGATTCATAGAGCTCCATTTGGCTCGTTGGAAAGATTTACAGCGGTATTGATCGAACATTGCGCTGGCAAGTTCCCATTATGGTTGGCTCCTGAGCAAGTAGCGGTATTGCCTATTTCTGAAAAGTTTGAAGAGTATGCAGAGAAGGTATACGGCGCTTTCCAAGAAGGAGATATCACTGGCTATGTGGATCATAGAGATGAAAAAATAGGAAGAAAAATACGCGATGCTGAGGTGAAGCGTATTCCGTATATGCTTATTGTGGGAGAAAAAGAGGCTGAAAGCCAGACAGTTTCGATCAGAAAGCAAGGAGAAGGAGATATTGGAACTTTTAGCATTGAAGAAGCGGTGGCTTATTTCAAAAATGAAATCAAACAAAGCATAGAAGGTTAAGTTAATATATGTCATTCTGCGTCTTTTGAGTTTTTTTGAGGAAAAAAAATGATAAAGACGCAGAATTGATTTTCAAATTTTTTGTTTTTAAAAAAAATAATGATATTTGCATTCTCAAAATTTTTAAACATAAAAGGAGGTAACAATCAGCAAACAAAGGAGATCTAACAATCGCGGTCGAGTTAGGGTGGAAGAACCTTACAGAGTTAATGGAAAAATTACCGCAAGAGAAGTAAGAGTAGTAGGTGAAAATGTGGAGCAAGGCGTATATCCGGTATCGGAGGCGATAAAAGTTGCGCAAGCGCATGGCTTAGATTTGGTAGAAATATCGCCTAAAGCTGATCCTCCGGTTTGTAAGGTTATCGACTACTCTAAATTCAAGTACGAGCAAAAGAAGAAGCAAAAAGAGATCAAAGCGAAGGCTCAGAAGACAGTTCTTAAAGAAATTAGATTCGGACCTAATACTGATGATCACGATTTCAACTTCAAATTGAAGCATGCCCAAAACTTCCTTAACGAAGGATGCAAAGTAAAGGCTTATGTGCACTTTGTCGGGCGTACTATTGTCTTCAAGGAACGTGGAGAAATATTATTGCTTAAGTTCGCTCAGGCCTTGGAAGAGGTGGCTAAAGTAGATCAGCTTCCTAAGTTGGAAGGAAAGAGGATGATCATTATGCTTTCGCCTAAAGTGAAGAAGAAATAATTATTTTACTATTTTAATAAATAACGATTATGCCAAAGGTTAAAACTAAATCTGGAGCTAAAAAGAGATTTAAGCTTACAGGTACAGGAAAAATCAAGAGAAAGCACGCATTCAAAAGCCATATCTTGACTAAGAAAGAAACTAAGCAAAAGAGAAATCTTACGAAAGCTGGTTTGGTTCACAAGTCGGATGAGAGCAACGTGAAAGCGATGTTGAGAATCGGATAAGATTCTACAAATGGTGGGAAGATATGAGCGGATTGCTTTTGGAATCGTCAAGTATTGGATCACTTCTATATTTAAATCAATGAAACTATTGGTTTCTTAATTTGCAACCCGATGTTTGGTCTCAAGTGCCTGCAAAGGACACCAAATCGTCAAAAAATTAAAAATTATGCCTAGATCAGTAAATACCGTTGCTTCAAGAGCACGTAGAAAAAGAGTATTAAAGTTAGCTAAAGGTTACTTTGGCAGAAGAAAGAATGTATGGACAGTAGCGAAAAATGCTGTTGAAAAAGGTCTTGGATACGCGTACCGTGACAGAAAAGTTAAGAAAAGAGAATTCAGAAAACTTTGGATTCAAAGAATTAACGCTGGTGCGAGACAAGAAGGTCTTTCTTATTCAGCATTGATGGGTGCTTTGAAGAAAGCTAATATCGATCTTAACAGAAAAGTATTGGCTGACCTAGCGCTAAATAATCCTGCAGCTTTCAAAGCAATCGTTGAGAAAGTAAAATAGTATTAAGCTATTAAGCAAAATAATTATATGAGGCCCTGCGGATCGCAGGGCTTTTTTTATGCGTATCTTTTTCTAAGAATTACTTTTTGAACTATTCTTTTGAGAATAAGCAGGCTGAGATTGTGGGCGGGCTTTTCAGATTCCAATGCCGAGACAAATTCCTTTTCTTTGAGATCAATTCTGTAGATCAAGTTCAATAGGCCTTCAAAGTTTTTGTCCAATTGATAGTGAATGTATTTGACAAGCATTTGGTAAAGATCGTTGAGATCATTGTTTTCATTCACTACTAACTCATTGAAATATTCGACAGTTAGTTTTTTTGTGCCTAAAAGGATTTCTTGCCTTTCGTCGGATTTGACTTGATCGAAGTGAATCAGACTTTCGTCAAATGTGCTCATAACAGTTGATGTTTAGTGTCAAGACATTAATAACTTGAAAAATGCCAATGATGTTGAAATTCTCCTCTTGTAAAGTTACTGATAAAAAAACTTAAAAATAGCCGTGAAGTTATCATTGAAAAAAGAAATTATTATGGATTATAACACGGTGATGGAGCGATTGGGATTTGACAAGCACTCCACTTCTATGATTGAGAATTTGATAGCGGAAAGCTATGCGGTCAAATACACGGATCAGTTATTGAAAAATGGGCAATATGTGCTTGACAGCGAAGCATTGAGCGATGAAGAGAAAATTTTATTGATGGTAGGTGTTGCCAATGTTTTGAAGAATAAATCTTTGATTGACGTATTAGTGAAAAAAGCCGTAAAGGAAGAGGTGATACATTTGGATCAAGTTGGTGAAGTATTGGTATTAAGCTCGTCAATGACATTTCATAATACGCTTGGCAAAGTGAGAGGATTTGTAGGAGGAAAGGATTTGGCGGAGCTTGAGGCTCATGATAATTTTCAATTTGATGAACAAAAGAAAATCAGCGACAGAGTAGTGGAGTTGGTTTGTTTAGGTGTTTCTATTACGAATGGATGTAAAATGTGCACAAGAGCACACTTTGATAAGGCTAAAGAGGCTGGAATTGATCAAAAAGAGATGGAATTGGCATTGAATATTGTGGCTTTTGTAAATAGTTTCGACAAACTAGATTATTGAAAAATATGATATCAAAAGCATTTCATCAGAGATGCTTTTGATTTTTTATAATTATTTGTACTTTTGTTGTTAAATAACCACCCTTTAAAGTTTAGAGTCATGTAATTTTCGGTAATAAATATTTTTAAAGACGATCGTTTTGACACGATCCGCGTCTTTGCTTAAGCGTTGGAGTCTGTATTCTACTCCTTGAAATTTAGCGTTTGAGCCACCGTAAATTATTATAAACTAATCCCAATAATTTTCTTAGAGAATCCAGTCATTTTCAAGATGGCTGTGAAATAGTCATGTCTTTTATTTGGGATGCGAATTGATTTCTAAATATCATGAATCAATCTATGAAGTATCCGAGGAGTCTCCATGCTCAAATAAGCAAAGGAACAACCTCGGATGACCGGTTTATGCCCAATGGCTATGTTGAGGCATTTTCCAAAATGAAAAATATAGTGATGACCGAAAAGCTAGACGGTCAAAATAATTGTATTTCTGAAAAAGGAGTTTTTGCCAGATCTCATGCGCAAGTGAGTCGACACCCATGGGACAAGCCTTTGATTGAAAGATGGAATCTTATCAAGGGTGATTTGCAAGACTTGGAAATATTTGGAGAAAATATGTATGGCACACATTCCATAGTTTATGAAGGTCTTGAGTCTTATTTTTATGTATTTGCTGTTAGGAACAAGGACAAATGGTTGTCATGGGATGAGGTAAAATTCATAGCGGAGTGTTTTGATTTTCCTACAGTGCCCGAAATAGGGTTGAAATTTTTATTGAGCGATTTTATTTCTCAGCATAAAGATGAAAATCAAGCATTGGGAGCTTGGCTAAAGGCTAATTTGGGCATGGATTGGGAAGAGAGTGTGCTTACAGCTGGTCAGCTGGGGGGATATGAAGAAATATCCCAAAGACCATGTTCTGAAGGATTTGTAGTGAGAAATGCAGAAGAGTTCAGCACTAATGAAGGAATGTTGCCTGTTTCTAAAAATGAATTTGATAGCTTATTTAAGCTAGTTAGAATGTCTCATGTGAAAACAGATATTCATTGGTCTAAAACATGGAAGCAGGCTAGATTAATTGATTACAACAAGTATAAATGGTATGGCTATGAGTATTTATCTGAAAAGTGATTGGAAAAAATCGATTATAGATATTTCCGATCAGTTTGATTTGGAGGTATTGGCTAAGTCTTATAAGTGGGTGGAACGAATGAAAGGAGTGCCTCAAGATGGAGAGTGGCATGCTGAGGGTGATGTCTTTGTTCATACTGATATGGTTGTGAAAAGCTTGTTGTCGTCCAATTTCTACCAAAGTTTGGAAATGCTTGAGAAGCAAGTGCTGGCAATGTCGGCTGTAATGCATGATATAGAAAAAGTTTCAACAACTGAAGTAGCTGTTATCGACGGCAGGGAGAGGATTATTAGTCCCAAGCACGCGTTAAAGGGAGAAAAAAGAGCTCGTTCGATTTTGTATAGAGATTTTGAAGTGCCTTTTAGAGTAAGAGAGATGATTTCGAAGCTTGTGAGATTGCATGGATTGCCTATTTGGGCAATTGAAAAGAAGAATGCCGCTAAGGATGCCATAAAGTCAAGCTTGATGGTGGATACACGTTTATTGGCAGAATTAGCTCGGGCGGATATCAGAGGCCGAATTTGCAGAGATGCGGAAGAGATAATGCTTAAGATTGATTTATACGAAGAATTATGCAAAGAAAATGACTGCTGGGGAGTTGAAAGAAAGTTTGCTTCCCAAGCTGGAAAGTTTGACTATTTTCAAGGGAAAAGCGACTACGCTGATTATTTGCCTTTTGAAAACTTTGGTTCAAAGGTGATTATGATGTCAGGTTTGCCCGGAAGTGGAAAAGATACTTACATTTCGAAGAATTTTGATCTACCGGTAGTCTCTTTGGATGATATACGGCGTAAATTGAAAATTTCCCCAACGGACAGCAAAGGCAATGGTAGAGTAATTCAGGAAGCCAAGTCTACTGTTAAGGAGTATTTGAGGAAGAAGCAAGCATTTGTTTTCAATGCGACAAATATAACCTCTGATATGAGAGGTCGATGGGTTGATTTGTTCACTACCTACAATGCTTGGATTGAAATGGTTTACGTTGAAGTGCCATATGCTAAACTGCTAAAGCAGAATAATAATCGAGAATTTGCTATACCTCAAGCAGCGCTTGAAAAAATGATTGACAAGCTGGATATTCCTGATGCAACAGAAGCTCATGAAGTGGTATATGCTGTGTAGATAGCAAGTTGGATTTGATAAAAAACGAGATTGTGAAGTGTTGGTAATCTCGTTTTTATTTATATTTTAATAAAATTAGAAAAGCCTTATTTCATAAGCGCAAAAATAGGCTTAGCTTTTAGCCATCAGGTAAAGTTTGTAGTTTTTATACCCGCCTGAGAGGTTGAAGACTTGTCGGAACCCCAGGTTTTGAAGAAGATTCTGAGCAGCGTTTCCAGTGACTCCTTTATTGCAATGAACGACAACTTTAGCATGCTTTTCAATTTGATTATATTTTTCCCTAAGTTCTGGCAAAGGAATATTGATAGCGCCTTCTATATGGCCGTCATTATATTGTTTGGAGGATCTTACGTCCACCACTTGATAATCTTGCCTGTTTTTTAGAAGCTCATAGGGAGTAATGATTGGATTGGAGTTTTTGACCGCATTATTCAGAACCATGCCTGAGTAATGCACAGGGTCTTTGGTCGTTGAAAATGGAGGCGCGTAAGCAAGGTCTAAATGGAACAGCTGTTCAGCAGTAGCTCCAAAAGTAATTGCCGTGGCGATAACATCTATGCGTTTGTCAACACCATTTTTTCCAATGATTTGAGCTCCTAGGATTTTGCCCGTATCTTTGTCAGCGATCATTTTTATCATCATTTCTGAGGAACTTGCAAAGTATTCGGTCTGATTGGGTTTGAAGTTGTGATGTACTGCGATATTGTATCCTTTGTTGCGTGCTTCTTCTTCTGTGAAGCCAGTCGTAGCGACAGATAAGTCGAATACTTTGAATATTCCAGTCCCTAGTATTCCTTCAAATTTTAGAGACCCGCCAGTAATATGATCTCCGCATATTCTTCCCATTTTATTGGCCGTGGAGCCTAATGGCACCCATACTGGTTCAAAATCTATTCTTGAATAAGCGACAGCGCAATCACCAACAGCATAGATATTGTCAATGCTGGTTTGCATGTGTTCATTGACCCTTATCGCACCGTGGACGCTGGTTTGCAGGTTAATGTTTTTAGCCAATTCAGTCTGAGGTTTTACTCCTGTGCTGACAATTACAAGATCGGCTTTTATTTGCTTTCCGGATTTTAGTTCTACGAATTTATTTTCGTTGAAATGAAGAATGCTATCAGCTGTTTCGTTGCCGTAAAACTCGATTTTTTTATTTTTCAATTCCTTGAGAATATGCACGGACACATCTGGATCCAGAGCGGGCATAGGCAAAGCCTCCATTTCTATTATGGACACTTTCAAGCCTCTGTTCTGAAGGTTTTCCGCCATTTCCAATCCAATGTAACCCGATCCGATGATTGCCGCATGCTTTGGTGCGTGATTGGAAATAAAGTTTAAGATTGAATCAGCTTGGTGGACATTTCTGAGCGAGAAGACATGTTTTTGATTCAAGTTTTTTATCGGAGGGATGAATGGAGTAGCTCCTGTGGCCAATACCAGTTTGTCATATTTGTCCTGAAAGAGGTCTCCAGTAGCCAGATTTCGAATTGTTAATGTTTGGGTGGAAGGGTTTATGTCAATAACTTCATGTTGGGTATTGATATCGATGTTGAATCTTTTTTTAAACCAACTTGGAGTTCTTGGAGTAAGGTTGTCTCTTTTAATGTAGTCTTCGCCGATATAGTATGGAAGCCCGCAGCCTGAATAACTAATGTCAGAATCTTTTTCATAGATCGTT
The Aureibacter tunicatorum DNA segment above includes these coding regions:
- the rplT gene encoding 50S ribosomal protein L20, whose amino-acid sequence is MPRSVNTVASRARRKRVLKLAKGYFGRRKNVWTVAKNAVEKGLGYAYRDRKVKKREFRKLWIQRINAGARQEGLSYSALMGALKKANIDLNRKVLADLALNNPAAFKAIVEKVK
- the rpmI gene encoding 50S ribosomal protein L35, producing the protein MPKVKTKSGAKKRFKLTGTGKIKRKHAFKSHILTKKETKQKRNLTKAGLVHKSDESNVKAMLRIG
- a CDS encoding AAA family ATPase gives rise to the protein MSIYLKSDWKKSIIDISDQFDLEVLAKSYKWVERMKGVPQDGEWHAEGDVFVHTDMVVKSLLSSNFYQSLEMLEKQVLAMSAVMHDIEKVSTTEVAVIDGRERIISPKHALKGEKRARSILYRDFEVPFRVREMISKLVRLHGLPIWAIEKKNAAKDAIKSSLMVDTRLLAELARADIRGRICRDAEEIMLKIDLYEELCKENDCWGVERKFASQAGKFDYFQGKSDYADYLPFENFGSKVIMMSGLPGSGKDTYISKNFDLPVVSLDDIRRKLKISPTDSKGNGRVIQEAKSTVKEYLRKKQAFVFNATNITSDMRGRWVDLFTTYNAWIEMVYVEVPYAKLLKQNNNREFAIPQAALEKMIDKLDIPDATEAHEVVYAV
- a CDS encoding carboxymuconolactone decarboxylase family protein; this encodes MDYNTVMERLGFDKHSTSMIENLIAESYAVKYTDQLLKNGQYVLDSEALSDEEKILLMVGVANVLKNKSLIDVLVKKAVKEEVIHLDQVGEVLVLSSSMTFHNTLGKVRGFVGGKDLAELEAHDNFQFDEQKKISDRVVELVCLGVSITNGCKMCTRAHFDKAKEAGIDQKEMELALNIVAFVNSFDKLDY
- a CDS encoding FAD-dependent oxidoreductase codes for the protein MKIIIIGSVAAGTSVAAKARRNQENVEITIYEKDSDISYSGCGLPYYIGEDYIKRDNLTPRTPSWFKKRFNIDINTQHEVIDINPSTQTLTIRNLATGDLFQDKYDKLVLATGATPFIPPIKNLNQKHVFSLRNVHQADSILNFISNHAPKHAAIIGSGYIGLEMAENLQNRGLKVSIIEMEALPMPALDPDVSVHILKELKNKKIEFYGNETADSILHFNENKFVELKSGKQIKADLVIVSTGVKPQTELAKNINLQTSVHGAIRVNEHMQTSIDNIYAVGDCAVAYSRIDFEPVWVPLGSTANKMGRICGDHITGGSLKFEGILGTGIFKVFDLSVATTGFTEEEARNKGYNIAVHHNFKPNQTEYFASSSEMMIKMIADKDTGKILGAQIIGKNGVDKRIDVIATAITFGATAEQLFHLDLAYAPPFSTTKDPVHYSGMVLNNAVKNSNPIITPYELLKNRQDYQVVDVRSSKQYNDGHIEGAINIPLPELREKYNQIEKHAKVVVHCNKGVTGNAAQNLLQNLGFRQVFNLSGGYKNYKLYLMAKS
- the infC gene encoding translation initiation factor IF-3, giving the protein MEEPYRVNGKITAREVRVVGENVEQGVYPVSEAIKVAQAHGLDLVEISPKADPPVCKVIDYSKFKYEQKKKQKEIKAKAQKTVLKEIRFGPNTDDHDFNFKLKHAQNFLNEGCKVKAYVHFVGRTIVFKERGEILLLKFAQALEEVAKVDQLPKLEGKRMIIMLSPKVKKK
- a CDS encoding RNA ligase family protein: MNQSMKYPRSLHAQISKGTTSDDRFMPNGYVEAFSKMKNIVMTEKLDGQNNCISEKGVFARSHAQVSRHPWDKPLIERWNLIKGDLQDLEIFGENMYGTHSIVYEGLESYFYVFAVRNKDKWLSWDEVKFIAECFDFPTVPEIGLKFLLSDFISQHKDENQALGAWLKANLGMDWEESVLTAGQLGGYEEISQRPCSEGFVVRNAEEFSTNEGMLPVSKNEFDSLFKLVRMSHVKTDIHWSKTWKQARLIDYNKYKWYGYEYLSEK